CATAATCGGGCTGCTTGCACTTGCCGGAGTCTGGTTTTTCTTTTCCCAATTTCTGCTGATCAGGCTGTCGAGGTCATGGCAGGGATACGTTTCGACCCTGTCGGCACAGCTCGAGAGCGACACGCATCTCCGCTCGCGAATATACGCGAAGTTCATGTCGCACGCGACCGAGACTTCGGAGGGCAGTTCTCCGGAGCTCGACATAATCTTCGATGAGATAATAAAGAAGCTCGATTTCCCGGTCATAGTCACCGACGCCACTGGGAGGCCGACTTCCTGGCGCAATCTACCGGTTGATAACCCGGATTCGGCGCAGCTTGCCGGACTCACGTACGTGCTGGACAGCGAGCACGAGCCGGTTCCTCTCGTGGTCGCTGCAGGCGATTCGTCGCGCATGCTCGGAGAGATTCACTACGGGCTGTCCGCGTCCGCGGTGACGCTGCGCAACGTGAACGCCAACCTGGTGCGCTCGGTTCGCTATCTGACGGTCTTCTCGGTGCTGCAGGTACTGCTCCTCATCGGTTTTGTGATTGTCGGTGTCTGGGGAGTGCTCGTCTACAAGAAGCGGGAGCAGGAGCAGATTTGGACCGCTCTAGCCAAGGAGACCGCGCACCAGATGGCGACGCCGCTCTCTTCCTTCGGCGCCTGGCTGGACGTGCTGCGTGAACGCTCCCCGGATGCAACCAAGGAGATGGAGCAAGATCTGGTCAGGATGAAGGAAGTGCTGGACCGGTTCAGCCGTATTGGCCTTCCGCCGGAACTGGCACCGCATCAGGTCGGCCCGGCCATCGAACGTTCGGTGGCCTTCGTCCGGCGCCGGTCGCCGAAGACGGTGACGTTCACGACTGAGGTAGTGGATGACGCGACGGTCTTTGTCGACGACGTTCTCTTTGCGTGGATGCTGGAGAACCTGCTCAAGAACAGTGTAGATGCAATCGGTACCAAGCCCGGTGAGATTAGAGTCCGATGTGCGCTTTCCCCGGACCGGCGACTGCTTGAGATTGAGGTCACTGATTCAGGCGAGGGTGTGAAGACCGACCGGCTCTTTGAACCGGGCGTAACCACCAAGAAGTACGGCTGGGGAGTCGGTCTGACCCTGGCCAAGAGGATTGTCGAGAGCTACCATCAGGGCAGACTGCTGCTCAAGGAGTCACAGCCGGGCAGAACGGTGTTCTCGATATATCTGCCGGTCAACCGGAGACCGGAGAAGGAGCCGCAGCGCAACTCGTCGTCCTGAAACCAAGAAAGGAAGACCTTGAAGATACTCTGGATTGACGACGAGATTGATATGTTCCGGCCGTTCGTCTACGCACTGAAGGACAAGGGCTACGAGGTCGAGACGGCGACCAATGGTCCGGATGGGATCGAGCTGGCCAAGACCCACGACTTCGATCTGGTGCTGCTGGACGAGATAATGACGGGCATGGACGGGCTTGAGGTGCTGCGCCGGCTCAAGCAAATAGACAACAACCTCTTGGTCGCCATGGTCACCAAGTCCGACCAGGAGGCGCTAATCAACGAGGCATTCGGCAAGCTGGTCGACGACTTTGTCATCAAGCCGTTCACGCCGGCGCAGTTGCTTGCGGTCATCAAGCGGCTGCTTGAGAAGCAGCAACTGGTATCGAGCCGAATCGCGCAAGAGTACATGGCGGCAATGAACGAGGCGCGCGACCTCGATTCGTGGGAAAGCTGGGTCGAGTATTACCGGTTACTGGGCAATTGGCAGCGGCTGCTCGGTCGGTACGCCGACTCGGGACTGCAGGAGATTCAGGTCGACCGGCGGCGCGAGGCTAACGTCGGGTTCAATCACTTTGTCGAGGACGAATACCAGGGCTGGCTTGCCGGCAAAGGGCCCACGTTGTCGCATCAGGTCATGGATCGGTTCGTCCGTCCGCACTGGACCGGACCCAACACCTATCTGCTTTTACTCGATTCCATGCGCGCCGACCAGTGGGAAGCAATTGTGCCCCTGCTTCAGGACTACTTTGACATCAGCACAAGTTCTTACTGTTCGATACTTCCAACCGCGACCCCGTATTCCCGCAATGCCATCTTCTCCGGGTTGCTGCCTCTGGATATCCAGCGCCGCTATCCGAAGTACTGGGTAACCGAGGACACCGGACAGAACCGTTTTGAGGCCGAACTCCTGGAAGAGCAGTTGCGTCGGATGAGGTTTGATGGTCGTCATCTTTTCATCAAGGTCTCGCATGGCGGCGAACTTGAGAACAACCGTGCCGCGCTGCTCGACAAGAACGTCCGGTTCGCGGCCGTGGTTATCAACTTCCTCGACCTGCTGATTCACTCCATCAAGACGACGAGGCTGCTGGATGAAATCATCCCTGATGACGCCTCCCTGGTTGGAATGACCCGGGTCTGGTTCTCGTCATCGCCGGTGTTCGAGTTCCTGAAGACCCTGGCGCGACGCGACTGCACGGTCATCGTAACAAGCGACCACGGGTTCATCCGGGTGAAGCGGCCGACGCTGATATACGGGAGCCGCGAGATATCAGCCAACCTCCGCTACAAGCACGGCGCGGCAATCCGGGTCGAGGGGCGGGACGCAATCCTGCTCAACGACCCTGCGACCTTCATGCTTCCTTCCGACCATATCGGCACGAAGTTCGCCATCGCCAAGAACGACTACTACTTCATCTACCCGACCAAGCCGCGGGAGTACGAGAAGGCCTACAAATACACATTCCAGCACGGCGGCGTCTCGCTCGAAGAGATGGTTGTGCCCATCGCCACCCTCAAGCCGCGCTAGCGGACGACAGCACAGCCACGGTTCTGCGGAGTACCGCCAAGTTGAGTTCTGGTTATCCTTCTGTCAGTTGTGAGAGACTACCTGCGGAAGCGGCGGCGGATTGCCAGCAGCGCAAGTGTAAGGGTAGATACCCCAAGCAAACCTTCGATTACGCGCACGAGCGCCCGCCAGGGATTGAAGAAAGCCCCGGGTTCCACGATTCTGAACTGCCCGACAACGAGGTTGCCGAGGGAATAGACCGTTGAGTGCAGGAAGTCACTTAGGTTCTGGAAGATGACTGGCCACGAGAGAGTGATGCCATCGCGCAGTGAGTAAGACCTGAATTCACTCCCAACCGGGAAGCCCGCCAGCATGTTGACACCAGCGAATAACATCCATACTCCGAGTAGCCACCAGAGGGCTCTCGAAGGAGACTCTCCGTACTTGCTAAGCAGCCAGTAGAGCCACAAGCCGATCTTGTAGAAGGCGCTCGACGTTCTACGGCGACGATACTCCATTTCGACAACGTGGAAATCTCCTGCCTCTGAGTAGCACGCGAAGTCCTCTTGGGTGCGTCTTATCTCACGAACGACTCGCTCGACGTCTTTGCGAACCACGCCTTCCAGTTCCTGCAGTTCCGGCTTTTCCGGGTCTTGGTTGTACAACTCCGCCAGTCTCTTCACGCGGTCGCCAAGGCCGAGTGCAGTCCAGGTCTCGATTGGGCGGTAGACGAATTCCGCATCGTATAGGATGTGCTTGGGTCTGGCCTTCGGTTCCCACAGGACGTTCGCGAAGCGGACAACAGGGCGGTCATAGTAGATATCACTCCGTAGGAAGGAGATTCTACCCATGCCCACTGGCATGTCGCGGAATAGCACGTTTGCCGCGGACTCAGAGATCTCGCCACTTCTACTGCCCTCGGAAGCCGTGAACCTTGAGCGTCCGCGAGCGTAGTCGAGTCCCCACAGTAACAGGACGCCTCCACGCTCAAAGTGGAGTTTCTCGAACGTAAGCGTTTCCTGCAGGGCTGTTCTGTAGAGCAGCGCGGGACCCGCCATATGTGTCTTGCGAAAGTCCGTCGGCCCATCGAACTTGGCTCGTGTGAAGTCGGCATCCGACTCAAAGTGCACGTCCGAAAACTCCGCCTCCGATGCAAACTGCGTCTTCTTGAAGGCTACGGAGC
This window of the bacterium genome carries:
- a CDS encoding HAMP domain-containing sensor histidine kinase — encoded protein: MHRSGFRVGARLLQLYFIIGLLALAGVWFFFSQFLLIRLSRSWQGYVSTLSAQLESDTHLRSRIYAKFMSHATETSEGSSPELDIIFDEIIKKLDFPVIVTDATGRPTSWRNLPVDNPDSAQLAGLTYVLDSEHEPVPLVVAAGDSSRMLGEIHYGLSASAVTLRNVNANLVRSVRYLTVFSVLQVLLLIGFVIVGVWGVLVYKKREQEQIWTALAKETAHQMATPLSSFGAWLDVLRERSPDATKEMEQDLVRMKEVLDRFSRIGLPPELAPHQVGPAIERSVAFVRRRSPKTVTFTTEVVDDATVFVDDVLFAWMLENLLKNSVDAIGTKPGEIRVRCALSPDRRLLEIEVTDSGEGVKTDRLFEPGVTTKKYGWGVGLTLAKRIVESYHQGRLLLKESQPGRTVFSIYLPVNRRPEKEPQRNSSS
- a CDS encoding pentapeptide repeat-containing protein — encoded protein: MREAEPNENLCIFHLPVGSRGKPALKFWRHFANYYLAQRADPRLGTNVAAVSWVEGMWDDEMLHHYTDTGWHERSLDYRGFVFPAMDHAHNLQHFAFATCNFTAARFGRRPIPQDLTDQPVLKRRVGVDGEPAMNEPPAEPEEEDATSDADFSHVRFFGDAVFVDAEFLGRASFSSASFGSRASFRLAEFLGGVDCTGTHFGGSADFRARTLDGKIDFSGAVFDKRADFGEDVFTGSVAFKKTQFASEAEFSDVHFESDADFTRAKFDGPTDFRKTHMAGPALLYRTALQETLTFEKLHFERGGVLLLWGLDYARGRSRFTASEGSRSGEISESAANVLFRDMPVGMGRISFLRSDIYYDRPVVRFANVLWEPKARPKHILYDAEFVYRPIETWTALGLGDRVKRLAELYNQDPEKPELQELEGVVRKDVERVVREIRRTQEDFACYSEAGDFHVVEMEYRRRRTSSAFYKIGLWLYWLLSKYGESPSRALWWLLGVWMLFAGVNMLAGFPVGSEFRSYSLRDGITLSWPVIFQNLSDFLHSTVYSLGNLVVGQFRIVEPGAFFNPWRALVRVIEGLLGVSTLTLALLAIRRRFRR
- a CDS encoding response regulator, which gives rise to MKILWIDDEIDMFRPFVYALKDKGYEVETATNGPDGIELAKTHDFDLVLLDEIMTGMDGLEVLRRLKQIDNNLLVAMVTKSDQEALINEAFGKLVDDFVIKPFTPAQLLAVIKRLLEKQQLVSSRIAQEYMAAMNEARDLDSWESWVEYYRLLGNWQRLLGRYADSGLQEIQVDRRREANVGFNHFVEDEYQGWLAGKGPTLSHQVMDRFVRPHWTGPNTYLLLLDSMRADQWEAIVPLLQDYFDISTSSYCSILPTATPYSRNAIFSGLLPLDIQRRYPKYWVTEDTGQNRFEAELLEEQLRRMRFDGRHLFIKVSHGGELENNRAALLDKNVRFAAVVINFLDLLIHSIKTTRLLDEIIPDDASLVGMTRVWFSSSPVFEFLKTLARRDCTVIVTSDHGFIRVKRPTLIYGSREISANLRYKHGAAIRVEGRDAILLNDPATFMLPSDHIGTKFAIAKNDYYFIYPTKPREYEKAYKYTFQHGGVSLEEMVVPIATLKPR